In Halorussus limi, a genomic segment contains:
- the solA gene encoding N-methyl-L-tryptophan oxidase, giving the protein MSATETRRYDAIVVGVGGMGSAAAYHLADRGKDVLGLERYDVPHTQGSSHGYTRIIRLAYYEHPSYVPLLRSAYDEWAALGDEYGEKLVHETGSVAVGPPDSDIFEGARRSCREHGLDHDVLSGAALNDRFPGYDVPEDFRAVFQPRGGFLVPEECIVAHVEGAQARGAEIRARTQVRDWRALDDGGVEVVAESALPGADGTATYEADSLVFAAGAWTGKLLPELAPVLEPERQVLGWFQPDSPDRFAPEEFPVFSMRCDEGYFYGFPIHGVPGVKVGKYNHRRETVDPDEMNREPTATDEEILREYVEGYFADAAGPTMRLSTCMFTNTPDERFVIDTHPEHPQVAVAAGFSGHGFKFSSVVGSVVADLVDDGHTDHPIEQFGIDRFDEVEFA; this is encoded by the coding sequence ATGTCCGCCACCGAGACTCGCCGCTACGACGCCATCGTCGTGGGCGTCGGCGGGATGGGGAGCGCCGCCGCGTACCACCTCGCCGACCGCGGGAAGGACGTTCTCGGACTGGAACGCTACGACGTACCCCACACGCAGGGGTCGTCGCATGGCTACACTCGAATCATCCGCCTCGCGTACTACGAGCACCCCTCGTACGTGCCCCTACTCCGGTCGGCCTACGACGAGTGGGCCGCGCTCGGCGACGAGTACGGCGAAAAACTCGTCCACGAGACCGGTTCCGTCGCGGTCGGGCCGCCGGACAGCGACATCTTCGAGGGCGCGCGCCGGTCCTGCCGGGAACACGGCCTCGACCACGACGTGCTGTCGGGCGCGGCGCTGAACGACCGGTTCCCCGGCTACGACGTGCCCGAGGACTTTCGGGCGGTGTTCCAGCCGCGAGGCGGCTTTCTCGTGCCCGAGGAGTGCATCGTCGCCCACGTCGAGGGCGCGCAGGCCCGCGGTGCCGAGATTCGCGCCCGGACGCAGGTCCGCGACTGGCGCGCGCTCGACGACGGCGGCGTCGAAGTCGTCGCCGAGTCGGCGCTCCCCGGGGCCGACGGGACCGCGACCTACGAGGCCGACTCGCTGGTCTTCGCCGCGGGCGCGTGGACCGGGAAACTCCTGCCGGAACTCGCGCCGGTGCTGGAACCCGAGCGGCAGGTTCTGGGCTGGTTCCAACCCGACTCGCCCGACCGGTTCGCGCCCGAGGAGTTCCCCGTCTTCTCGATGCGGTGCGACGAGGGCTACTTCTACGGCTTCCCGATTCACGGCGTGCCCGGCGTCAAGGTCGGGAAGTACAACCACCGCCGGGAGACGGTGGACCCCGACGAGATGAACCGCGAACCGACCGCGACCGACGAGGAGATTCTGCGAGAGTACGTCGAGGGCTACTTCGCGGACGCCGCGGGACCGACCATGCGCCTCTCGACTTGCATGTTCACCAACACGCCCGACGAGCGGTTCGTCATCGACACCCATCCCGAGCATCCGCAGGTCGCGGTCGCCGCTGGGTTCTCCGGCCACGGGTTCAAGTTTTCGAGCGTCGTGGGGTCCGTCGTCGCCGATTTGGTGGACGACGGCCACACCGACCATCCCATCGAACAGTTCGGAATCGACCGGTTCGACGAGGTGGAGTTCGCGTAG
- a CDS encoding type II secretion system protein, with protein MTLLRFLAGLSPWPVETDDGGDLARALAYLDAETDAETTVRAGNGAAALVVLLGTLLAAVAPGRVRLFVVVAALLLALGVVHAARRTPVALATARRTAALGTAPALVARAVLRMRVEPASERAATFAARAEGRLADDLREHVRRAAGTPRSGLGAFGAAWADRNPPLRRAALLVESAADAPAGERETTLDRAMTAILDGTRDRMAEFAETVRGPTTALYAFGVLLPLALVAVLPAARVAGVPLSIHALVVVYDLLLPAALVAAGVWLAVRRPAAFPPPEVSRDHPAVPSHRWPTLAVGVGAGLLAMLATAPLPGWTRWPAVAGGAVGAALVRWFRPVKRIRDDARAVESNLTDALYLVGRRVSDGAAVESAIADAAPEVAGRTGETLAAAAGLQRRLRVGVREAFLGEYGALADVPSPQARSVAALLALAAREGRPAGRAIVAMADHVDDLQRVEREARRELASVTGTLRNTAAVFGPLVGGATVALADGMAAGTLGDPLPTAALGLAVSGYVLLMAAVLTTLATGLERGFDPALVGYRVGLALLGAVGSFLAGFVGAGFAA; from the coding sequence GTGACGCTCCTCCGATTCCTCGCCGGCCTCTCTCCGTGGCCCGTCGAGACGGACGACGGCGGCGACCTCGCGCGGGCGCTGGCGTACCTCGACGCCGAGACGGACGCGGAGACGACGGTCCGTGCGGGCAACGGCGCCGCGGCGCTCGTCGTCCTGCTCGGAACACTTCTCGCGGCGGTCGCGCCCGGCCGAGTCCGTCTGTTCGTCGTCGTCGCCGCACTCCTCCTCGCACTCGGGGTCGTGCACGCTGCCCGGCGCACCCCGGTCGCGCTCGCTACCGCCCGGCGGACCGCCGCGCTCGGCACCGCGCCAGCGCTCGTCGCTCGGGCGGTGCTGCGGATGCGCGTCGAACCCGCGAGCGAGCGCGCGGCGACCTTCGCGGCGCGGGCCGAGGGGCGACTCGCGGACGACCTGCGCGAACACGTCCGGCGGGCCGCGGGCACTCCTCGCTCGGGTCTCGGGGCCTTCGGCGCGGCGTGGGCCGACCGGAACCCGCCGCTCCGGCGGGCGGCGCTGCTCGTGGAGTCGGCGGCCGACGCTCCCGCGGGCGAGCGCGAGACCACGCTCGACCGGGCGATGACCGCGATTCTCGACGGGACCCGCGACCGCATGGCCGAGTTCGCCGAGACGGTTCGGGGGCCGACCACGGCGCTGTACGCCTTCGGCGTCCTGCTTCCGCTCGCGCTGGTCGCGGTCCTCCCCGCGGCCCGCGTGGCCGGGGTGCCCCTCTCGATTCACGCGCTGGTCGTCGTCTACGACCTGCTCCTCCCCGCGGCGCTGGTCGCGGCCGGCGTGTGGCTCGCGGTTCGACGACCCGCCGCGTTCCCGCCTCCGGAGGTGTCGCGGGACCATCCCGCGGTTCCGTCGCATCGCTGGCCGACGCTCGCGGTCGGAGTCGGCGCGGGACTGCTCGCCATGCTCGCCACCGCGCCGCTCCCGGGGTGGACGCGCTGGCCCGCGGTCGCCGGCGGCGCAGTCGGGGCCGCGCTGGTCCGGTGGTTCCGCCCGGTCAAGCGGATTCGAGACGACGCCCGGGCGGTGGAGTCGAACCTGACCGACGCGCTCTATCTGGTCGGCAGGCGGGTCAGCGACGGCGCGGCCGTCGAGTCCGCAATCGCGGACGCGGCGCCCGAAGTCGCCGGGCGCACGGGCGAGACGCTGGCCGCGGCCGCAGGTCTCCAGCGGCGACTCCGGGTCGGCGTCCGCGAGGCGTTTCTGGGCGAGTACGGCGCGCTCGCCGACGTGCCGAGTCCGCAGGCCCGGAGCGTGGCCGCCCTGCTCGCGCTCGCGGCCCGCGAGGGGCGACCCGCCGGTCGCGCTATCGTCGCGATGGCCGACCACGTCGACGACCTCCAGCGCGTCGAGCGCGAGGCCCGGCGCGAACTCGCCAGCGTGACCGGGACGCTCCGGAACACCGCGGCGGTCTTCGGCCCGCTGGTCGGCGGGGCCACGGTCGCGCTCGCCGACGGGATGGCCGCCGGAACCCTCGGCGACCCGCTCCCGACCGCGGCGCTCGGTCTCGCCGTCAGTGGGTACGTCCTGCTGATGGCCGCCGTCCTGACCACGCTGGCGACCGGACTGGAGCGGGGCTTCGACCCCGCGCTCGTGGGCTACCGGGTCGGACTGGCACTGCTCGGCGCGGTCGGGTCGTTCCTCGCCGGCTTCGTGGGCGCGGGGTTCGCGGCGTGA
- a CDS encoding ATPase, T2SS/T4P/T4SS family encodes MRNPLARFRDDDPDCACDPEFDDDRLLLDAAACPGGGDLAAEPACRRTAIAALADREAAAVVTRTDRLERAYEGEAAALLVAAGRFAERAAFYDAALADRAESDPLAAARAAVGRAGPVGELVAETGLAECARRVEGYADALRPFVGPPVAKARVAADPPPDAAFAETRELPTGATVRVYGDERVLRTYHLEPVEHAFDASALDALAEAHELLADGAVSGPSAVAGTDSERAGSAASERAPGRAVREVADADAPVESLAAALRKHTRGYGVLADFFADPAVSDVFATAPVGRNPLRVTVDGERMRTNVRLTDSGARALASRFRRENGRAFSRAAPTLDATAEVGATGSDRGGVRVAGVTDPVSDGPGFAFRAHDATPWTLPALVENGTLAADAAALLSLAAERAAAGLVAGPRGAGKTTLLGALCWELPAATRTVVIEDTPELPVAALQRRGRDFQPLRTESGDGPGLAPPDALRTALRLGEGALVVGEVRGEEAAVLYEAMRVGANGDAVLGTIHGDGGAGVRERVVSDLGVPASSFAATDLVVTLEAVSTPAGKRRRVKTVEEVVDGDRFEALFRTDESQRARRASSGTASAGGNAELDPTGRIDRGNSALVAALADSGESYADVREALSDRESLLADLARRNRTTPAAVVSAYADRRPS; translated from the coding sequence CGCCGCGTTAGCCGACCGCGAGGCCGCGGCGGTCGTGACCCGGACAGACCGCCTCGAACGCGCCTACGAGGGCGAGGCGGCCGCGCTGCTCGTCGCCGCCGGACGGTTCGCCGAGCGCGCGGCGTTCTACGACGCGGCGCTCGCGGACCGCGCGGAGTCCGACCCGCTCGCGGCCGCCCGCGCCGCCGTCGGACGCGCGGGACCTGTGGGCGAACTCGTCGCCGAGACCGGCCTCGCGGAGTGCGCGCGCCGCGTCGAGGGCTACGCCGACGCGCTCCGCCCGTTCGTCGGCCCGCCCGTCGCGAAGGCGCGCGTGGCCGCCGACCCTCCGCCGGACGCGGCGTTCGCCGAGACCCGCGAACTCCCCACCGGCGCGACCGTCCGAGTCTACGGCGACGAGCGCGTTCTCCGGACCTACCACCTCGAACCGGTCGAACACGCCTTCGACGCGAGCGCGCTCGACGCGCTCGCCGAGGCGCACGAACTGCTCGCCGACGGTGCAGTCTCGGGACCCAGCGCGGTCGCGGGGACCGACAGCGAGCGCGCCGGAAGCGCCGCCAGCGAGCGCGCGCCCGGCCGAGCGGTCCGGGAGGTCGCCGACGCCGACGCGCCCGTCGAGTCCCTCGCGGCCGCGCTCCGGAAGCACACCCGCGGCTACGGCGTCCTCGCGGACTTCTTCGCCGACCCGGCGGTCTCGGACGTGTTCGCCACCGCGCCGGTCGGCCGGAATCCCCTCCGCGTCACGGTGGACGGCGAGCGCATGCGGACCAACGTCCGACTCACCGACTCGGGCGCGAGGGCGCTCGCCTCGCGCTTCCGACGCGAGAACGGCCGCGCGTTCTCGCGGGCCGCGCCGACGCTCGACGCGACCGCCGAGGTCGGTGCGACCGGGAGCGACCGCGGCGGGGTCCGGGTCGCGGGCGTCACCGACCCGGTCAGCGACGGGCCGGGGTTCGCCTTCCGCGCTCACGACGCGACGCCGTGGACCCTGCCCGCGCTGGTCGAGAACGGAACGCTCGCCGCGGACGCCGCCGCGCTCCTCTCGCTGGCCGCCGAACGCGCCGCGGCCGGACTCGTCGCCGGACCCCGCGGCGCGGGCAAGACGACCCTGCTGGGCGCGCTATGCTGGGAACTCCCCGCGGCGACCCGGACGGTGGTCATCGAGGACACGCCCGAACTCCCGGTCGCCGCGCTCCAGCGTCGGGGTCGGGACTTCCAGCCGCTCCGGACCGAGTCCGGAGACGGACCGGGTCTCGCACCGCCGGACGCCCTCCGGACCGCGCTCCGCCTCGGCGAGGGCGCGCTCGTCGTCGGCGAGGTCCGCGGCGAGGAGGCCGCTGTCCTCTACGAGGCGATGCGCGTCGGCGCCAACGGCGACGCGGTCCTCGGTACCATCCACGGCGACGGCGGCGCGGGCGTCCGCGAGCGCGTCGTCTCGGACCTCGGCGTCCCGGCATCGTCGTTCGCCGCGACCGACCTCGTGGTGACGCTCGAAGCCGTCTCGACGCCCGCGGGCAAGCGCCGCCGCGTGAAGACCGTCGAGGAAGTCGTGGACGGCGACCGGTTCGAGGCGCTCTTTCGGACCGACGAGTCCCAGCGCGCCCGGCGAGCGAGCAGCGGAACCGCGAGCGCGGGCGGGAACGCCGAACTCGACCCGACGGGCCGCATCGACCGCGGAAACAGCGCGCTGGTCGCCGCACTCGCCGACTCCGGTGAGTCCTACGCCGACGTGCGCGAGGCCCTGAGCGACCGCGAGTCGCTGCTCGCCGACCTCGCCCGCCGGAATCGGACGACGCCAGCGGCGGTCGTCTCGGCCTACGCCGACCGGAGGCCGTCGTGA